Proteins from one Podospora pseudoanserina strain CBS 124.78 chromosome 1, whole genome shotgun sequence genomic window:
- the HAC1 gene encoding transcription factor that binds to CRE motif (EggNog:ENOG503P5H7; COG:K), translating to MESWSTAHTQTHTPSPTIKFENSPNDSLLSTPGEMYPSLFGAESSPAPSVMADPTSDVAMLASLAALTQANTHSPTPVTPSSTAGTPEPEKKPVKKRKSWGQVLPEPKTNLPPRKRAKTEDEKEQRRVERVLRNRRAAQSSRERKRLEVEGLEKRNQELEAALAKATQTNEFLLEQLRNAARLGAGAGSPETFDALRLSSQLSFSQPLFGSQDGHSTLAKPDSLSTLHNTQNNTTVDPAALTPISEVDEEHELPATASTPVADSAPVANASPDATQHPAEMLCQDLQCRSAEAPPSAWLENSQQQLRPALALYLQLQFLLTSTSALISLCQRPLMQIAMSLKAGFSLPPVPALLTTIIWLVTTPKPSRSRSTTSTLTSMTSSPTTPTSPPATSSSRSNLPPARSQTRPSSLRLRLLRKILTCSPSLARPLMDATMAALRLVSSDGFTVDRVKAGDASAAAAADGKEQQQQQSGRPATWPTGVPLPSKEVLLTLLWVLKVEERRLEIRQQVSPKLGSNSCVPKTVTPTINNQARHYVLTVVSKRKPDSLEGDRKRHRSE from the exons ATGGAGTCCTGGTCCACCGCCCACACCCAGACGCACACGCCGTCGCCGACAATCAAGTTTGAGAACTCGCCAAACGATTCTCTCCTGTCGACCCCTGGCGAGATGTACCCTTCGCTCTTTGGCGCCGAGTCATCCCCCGCTCCTTCCGTTATGGCGGACCCGACATCCGACGTCGCGATGCTGGCCAGCCTCGCCGCTCTCACCCAAGCCAACACACATTCTCCGACGCCCGTGACCCCTTCCTCGACTGCCGGCACCCCAGAGCCAGAGAAGAAGCcggtcaagaagaggaaatCATGGGGTCAGGTGCTGCCAGAGCCCAAGACCAACCTCCCACCAAG GAAACGTGCCAAGACTGAAGATGAGAAGGAGCAGCGCCGCGTGGAGCGCGTCCTACGCAACCGTCGCGCGGCCCAGTCCTCTCGGGAGCGCAAGCgcttggaggtggagggtctTGAGAAGCGCAACCAGGAGTTGGAGGCCGCTCTCGCCAAGGCCACCCAAACCAACGAGTTTCTTCTCGAACAACTCCGCAACGCCGCCAGGCTCGGTGCTGGGGCCGGGTCACCAGAGACCTTCGACGCCCTCAGACTCTCATCGCAACTCAGCTTCTCACAACCATTATTCGGCTCACAAGATGGGCACAGCACTCTGGCCAAGCCAGATTCCCTCTCAACACTTCACAacacacaaaacaacacTACCGTTGACCCAGCGGCCCTGACGCCTATTtccgaggttgatgaggagcacGAGCTCCCAGCGACGGCCTCAACGCCTGTTGCGGACTCTGCCCCCGTGGCGAACGCTTCCCCCGATGCGACACAACATCCTGCTGAGATGTTGTGCCAAGACCTGCAGTGTCGGTCGGCGGAAGCACCACCATCGGCGTGGTTGGAGAACTCGCAACAACAGTTGCGCCCAGCGCTGGCTCTCTACTTACAGCTCCAATTCCTTCTCACTTCGACCTCGGCCCTGATTTCTCTCTGTCAGAGGCCTTTGATGCAGATCGCTATGTCCTTGAAAGCGGGCTTCTCTCTTCCCCCGGTTCCAGCACTTTTGACTACGATCATCTGGCTGGTGACGACACCGAAGCCTTCCCGTTCCAggtcaacaacctcgactTTGACTTCAATGACTTCCTCTCCGACgacgccaacctcgcccccagccacgagcagcagccgcagcaaccTACCTCCTGCGCGGTCGCAGACTCGTCCCTCCTCCCTGAGACTGAGACTTCTTCGGAAGATCCTTACCTGCAGCCCCAGTCTGGCGCGTCCCTTAATGGATGCGACGATGGCGGCCTTGCGGTTGGTGTCCTCTGATGGATTCACAGTTGACCGGGTTAAGGCAGGCGAcgcttcggcggcggcagcagctgacggaaaggagcagcagcagcagcaaagcgGTAGGCCAGCTACATGGCCGACAGGAGTACCACTACCGTCGAAGGAGGTCCTACTCACATTACTGTGGGTCctcaaggttgaggagcgGAGACTAGAAATCCGCCAACAAGTCTCGCCCAAACTCGGAAGCAACTCGTGTGTCCCCAAGACAGTAACACCAACAATTAATAACCAGGCAAGACACTATGTCTTGACCGTAGTATCCAAGAGAAAACCGGATTCCCTTGAGGGCGACCGGAAGCGACATCGCTCTGAGTGA
- the AOX1 gene encoding Alternative oxidase, mitochondrial precursor (COG:E; CAZy:AA3; EggNog:ENOG503NXIY): protein MSPLPEEFDIIVCGGGSTGCVVAGRLANLDHNLKVLLIEAGENNLNNPWVFRPGIFPRNMKLDSKTATFYESNPSPSLSGRGAIVPAANILGGGSSINFMMYTRASASDYDDFQAKGWSAEELLPFMKKFETYQRASHNRETHGFEGPIKVSFGNYQYPIKDDFLRAAESQGIPIVDDLQDLKTGHGAEQWLKWINRDTGRRSDAAHAYIHATRAVHSNLYLACNTKVDKVIIENGRAVAVQTVPTKPLGNSPGTRIFKARKQIVVSGGTMSSPLILQRSGIGDPAKLRAAGVKPIVDLPGVGLNFQDHYLTFSLYRAKPGVESFDDFARGDPATQKRVFEEWNLKGTGPLATNGIEAGVKIRPTPEELKEFESWPTPNFKEGWESYFKNKPDKPVMHYSVIAGWFGDHMLVPPGNYFTMFHFLEYPFSRGKTHITSPDPYAVPDFDAGFMSDPRDMVPMVWGYIKSRETARRMDAYAGECQSMHPVFDYDSEARAHDLNLADTNAYALPGNITAGIQHGSWSVPLPEPEDKLTPENIKRIVSSNRKDKRRELKYTKKDIQAIEEWVKRHVETTWHCLGTCSMAPREGNSIVKHGVLDERLNVHGVKGLKVADLSIAPDNVGANTFTVALTIGEKAAALVAEDLGYSGEALKMKVPDYHAPGENRLASRL, encoded by the exons ATGTCGCCTCTACCTGAGGAGTTTGACATTATTGTGTGTGGAGGGGGCTCGACGGGATGTGTTGTGGCGGGAAG ATTGGCGAATCTCGACCACAATCTCAAGGTGTTGCTGATCGAGGCAGGGGaaaacaacctcaacaatcCCTGGGTGTTCAGGCCAGGAATCTTCCCGCGGAACATGAAGTTGGACTCCAAAACGGCTACTTTCTATGAGTCTAACCCTTCACCATCACTCTCTGGTAGAGGTGCCATCGTTCCGGCAGCAAATATACTTGGAGGTGGCAGCTCTATCAATTTTATG ATGTATACGAGAGCATCTGCCTCCGACTATGATGACTTCCAAGCCAAAGGATGGTCAGCCGAGGAACTCCTCCCTTTCATGAAGAAGTTCGAGACCTACCAGCGCGCCTCCCACAATCGTGAGACACACGGCTTtgagggaccaatcaaggTCTCTTTTGGAAACTACCAGTATCCGATCAAGGACGACTTTCTTCGCGCTGCGGAGTCTCAAGGTATCCCAATCGTTGATGATCTTCAAGACCTGAAGACTGGTCATGGCGCTGAACAGTGGCTCAAGTGGATCAATCGTGAT ACCGGCCGTCGAAGTGATGCCGCCCACGCCTACATCCACGCCACCCGTGCCGTCCACTCGAACCTGTACCTTGCTTGCAATACCAAGGTTGACAAGGTCATCATCGAGAACGGGAGGGCTGTGGCAGTTCAGACTGTTCCGACCAAGCCGTTGGGCAAC AGCCCAGGCACTCGTATCTTCAAGGCGCGTAAGCAGATCGTGGTGTCAGGCGGAACCATGAGTTCACCCTTGATCCTCCAGCGCTCCGGTATTGGCGACCCTGCCAAGCTCCGCGCCGCCGGCGTCAAGCCGATTGTCGATCTTCCTGGTGTTGGTCTTAATTTCCAAGATCATTACTTGACCTTCAGTCTCTATCGAGCCAAACCCGGAGTGGAGAGTTTTGATGATTTTGCCCGTGGTGATCCTGCTACTCAGAAGC GTGTCTTTGAGGAATGGAACCTCAAGGGAACCGGTCCCTTGGCAACCAATGGCATCGAGGCAGGGGTGAAGATCAGGCCCACGCCTGAGGAATTGAAGGAGTTTGAGTCGTGGCCAACACCGAACTTCAAGGAGGGCTGGGAGTCGTACTTCAAGAACAAACCCGACAAGCCCGTCATGCACTATTCGGTCATCGCTGGCTGGTTTGGCGACCACATGCTGGTGCCTCCTGGGAATTATTTCACAAT GTTCCACTTCCTTGAGTATCCCTTCAGTCGTGGAAAGACTCACATCACGTCTCCCGATCCGTACGCCGTCCCAGACTTTGATGCCGGATTCATGAGTGACCCTCGCGATATGG TACCTATGGTCTGGGGCTACATAAAGTCTCGCGAGACCGCCAGACGTATGGATGCCTACGCGGGCGAGTGCCAGAGTATGCATCCCGTCTTTGACTACGACTCGGAAGCTCGCGCCCATGACCTCAACTTGGCCG ACACCAACGCTTACGCGCTTCCTGGCAACATCACTGCCGGTATCCAACACGGCAGCTGGAGCGTCCCGCTCCCAGAGCCCGAAGACAAGCTCACACCGGAGAACATCAAACGCATCGTCTCCAGCAACCGCAAGGACAAGAGAAGGGAGCTCAAGTACACCAAAAAGGACATCCAAGCCATCGAAGAATGGGTCAAGCGCCACGTGGAGACCACCTGGCACTGCCTGGGCACGTGCTCCATGGCTCCCAGGGAGGGCAACAGCATCGTGAAGCATGGCGTCCTCGATGAACGCCTCAACGTCCACGGTGTCAAGGGCCTTAAAGTAGCAGACCTTTCCATCGCACCAGACAACGTGGGAGCGAATACCTTCACAGTGGCCCTTACAATTGGAGAGAAAGCGGCGGCTCTCGTGGCAGAGGATCTCGGATACTCTGGTGAGGCTCTGAAGATGAAGGTGCCGGATTATCACGCACCGGGCGAGAACCGGCTTGCCAGTCGGCTTTGA